Sequence from the Megalops cyprinoides isolate fMegCyp1 chromosome 9, fMegCyp1.pri, whole genome shotgun sequence genome:
CTCTGTACAGTTAATCACTGACACCACGCTGTGCTTgtccctccccctgctggttACCTGCAGAATTGCAACCTCGTTCCTCAGCTGGCTCTCCTGCTTGGTGGGGAAGCGCAGCTTGTCAATCACCTTCACAGCCACGTCCCGCCCCGTCTTCCTGTGCTTCCCTGAAAGGACAGAGGgatgaagggagagacagacgagagagtgatggagggaaaaaagagacaggaTTAGtgggaaggaggagaagagagggatggagaggggaaaaGGACATTAATAATAGCACAATACATTATGAAGCTCTGTATTTATATAGGCTTAATTTACATGGctgttttaaaacatgacaCTTATTAATCCATGCCAACAGAGATAATGCAACTCACCTCCATACACAACTCCAAACTGTCCAGAGCCCAAGACCTCATCAGCAAAGATCTGATACACCATGCCAATGTCCTGCAGCACACATCATCGTCACcgtcaccatcaccatcaccatcaccatcatcttcaGCATCAACTCAGAGACAACTCTTCCTGTGCTCATATGGGTGGTTTTACATGTTCTGACATTGGCAGAGTTCAGAAGTCATGCACTCACCACGTTCTCCTGGATCTGACTGTTAGAGACGGAAATGCTCACTGATGCCTGCCCTGTGGATCACAGCAAAGACATACGGGGAATCGGTGGAGTCTAAAGCAGCATGAGAGGAGTGAGCTGGGGATACCCACACTCATGAACACACATGAAGCACAGTGCTCAGACTACAATACCAGGGGGACGGCTTACAgtcgaggggaaaaaaatatatctatggtttgtttttgtgagtgtCAAAcccatattaaaatgaaatatattgtaatatattgagaaataatAGTCtaagaatatatttaaaagacaCTTGTAATACATgaatacaaagcagaaataaattgtgatttaccaaaacagcaataatttcatattttcaatacattaaTTGATAGAAAACATATGctcagtatattattttttgtacgGGAAGCCAAGGACATCTTACTGTGGGGGGTGTGTCCCTCTGTGGTGGGCGCATCCTGGAAAATGACTGGCATGAGGGCCTGGCGAATGGCGCTCTCCCAGGCCTTGGCCACTTCCCGTCCCACCCCGCTATTCGGTGCAATGCTACTGGGTGTGGAGGAGGCGAGGAGGTccggggaggtggaggaggagggcagcgGGGCTGGGTCAGGTGTAGGGCAGGGTTGGTGGTCCTCCCCCACGAAATAGCGCATGGTGCCAGTGACGATCTCGAAGCAGTGGGGACTGGCTCCGGGCTGGACGAGAGTGAAGTCTTCGGCAGGACGCACCTCCAAGATCTCCGATAGGGGGATTtcctggggaggggaggggcaaaGGACACATTGTTAATCCCAGACAAATTTACAACAATATATGACAAACATAAGGACCAGAGCAGTAGAAACAAATGGATTGAAACTTAAAAATCAATATTACAAGCACATATGATCTCAAAAGGAGTACTATATAACCACAACATTCACCTTTACCCCAATGCTTTTCTATGGGATTATTTAAATTGATCTCCTGTAAGGCTAACCATGTAAGGTAGAATCAAACAAATATGTATGGGGTAATTCCTACTGTATATTCTGACTACATCTAATCCAGGGCAAAAATCACACCTGTAGGTAATGTGATTAGCCAAATGTACAAACTTGTCACAGATCAAGGAAAACTGGGTACTGTAAAACACCAAAGTCAGGCAGGGTGGGGCTTACCTTGTAGTACTTGTTGGTGGTGTCGTTCTGGAAGAGGATGATGCACTTACAGTCCAGGCGCCAGTagtgtctcttcctctgtgggaggggggggggggtgggaggggagaggtcAGGGCTCAAGGGTCAAGGGGTGGTGTAGGTTCAGAAAGATCACTGTCCCAAAGGATTGGAGAAGAGGAGCAAGGTGGAGGATTAGCtggaagcaggaggaggaaagagagaggagacaggaaacaaGAAAGGACAGAGAGTTAGGAAGACAGACTGAATAGAAAACAGCAGCGCTGGGAGATTGACCGTTCGTGAACCCCACAGTGGGTAGAACTATGGCGCACTGTCAATCGTCAATTTGTCcgcacaaaacaacagacttTGGGCTCCACAGACTGATAAAGTAATTGAACAAAATCAGCACGTCATTCATAAACAGCTCCACACAGTTTGGGGTTCACGAAGCCTCACTATCCCTTGGGCAGAGAACGGAGATCACCAGGACAGCTTAGTAGAGGGGAAATATTCTGCGAGCAGAAACTGAGAGCGCTATGAGGAAGAGAACCATAACGAAGAGAAAATAGTCTTTGAAACATTTCGAACATGTAATCCTGAATAATTACCACAAGGAAGTGATGGTACATTCTTCCACATTTGAGATACATGCAGCTGCGTGTTACTGTAAATTCAGTGTAGCGTGACAGAGTGCCAGTATACAGGTATGAACACTAAGCATTACCAGTGTGTCCTTGATGTTGCGGAGTGACTGGGGAAGATAGAAGGAGCGTGTGTGATGGTGTATTGGTGTAAACAGTGTACTGTCTGAAGGGTTACCAGCGTGTCCTTGTTGCTGTAGTGCACCATCCAGCCCTCCTTGATGGCGGTGCTGGAGCGGCGTGTGGTCTGTCTGACCGACTGCACCACTCGCATCAGGGGGATGTAGCCCAtggagctggggagagagggacacacacaaagtcaggatagtgtgtgtgtgtatgcatgtgtttgcgaatctgtgtgtgagtgtgtatgtgtgtgtgtgtgtgtgtgtgtgtgtgtgtgtgtgtgtatgcacacatgtgcatacgtatgcgtgtttgtgggtgtgtgtttgtgagtatgtgtgtggatgtgtgcatgtttatgtgtgtggtgtgtgagtgtgtagacCTAACCTCTGGTCCctgctgtggtgtgtgagtgtgtaggcCTAACCTCTGGTCCCCgctgtggtgtgtgagtgtgtaggcCTAACCTCTGGTCCCCGCTGGTGCCGTCCTGGCTGCTGTCAGGGAAGGTGTTTGGGGAGAAGGAGCCGGGGATGCTGCAGGCATCAGTGTCATCTGAGTCATCCATGAGGGACGATTTGTCAGAGTCGCCGAACTCGCTGCTGTAGTCCATGGGCACCTCCTGATCCACACTGGGGCTCATTATATCTGAGAGCGGGGGGTCACAATCAATGTGCAATGTATTctaaactcacacacaaatacacatgcacacgtacacacacatacaccatccCGCACCACACACTATCCCAAACACACTATCCCactgcatacacaaacacacactctctctctcacacacacacacacacacacacacgtctgaTATACACTGATATGCAGAGGGTATGCAAACAAACATACCGACTCACATTAGGAAAgcgaggacacacacacatgcctatAGGAATATTTTCTCCACCCTTTACCTTCAATGGTCTCTCCAAGACAGTCATTAGGCACTTTGTACGCACAGCGCTTGTGACAGTTGAACTTGCAGTCTGCACaggcagaggaaaaaatggaacaaaaacacataaaatatttccGTTAATATCCCCTAGATGCAGTATTGAACATATACTGTTTTCCACAGAgtggcagtgcagtgttaaCCCACATAACCACTGCATCCATCAGACCTAACCCACTCCATCTGGAGGCTTTGGTTTTTCGGTTCTGCTTGAGAGCCATATAATTGACCTATCAGGACCATACCTCAGCGCATAGATGAATTAATCACACAAATTAATTAGCTGACCAAAGATCTCTCCTAAGTGCTGATGATTTAAAGATGAATTGTCAAGGAACTAAACACGACCAGAggggtttgaatcccaggtttGGTCACTGCTGTTTAAGCAtttattgcttcagtaaatatccagatgatGCGTGCCATGTGAGTATAAGCTGTATAAGGATATGTGCTGTATAAGGGTGCACACTAAACAGTTATAATGGCTGTTTAGCTCAGTACAGAGATCAGCGTATGGCATAGGACTTCTGTGCGctaacctctgacctctgacctctgacagggcaccccctgccctccccccgGAGCCACAGACATACCCTTGCACTGCAGGCCCTGGCGAAAGAGGCCCCTCAGCAGCCTTTTGCAGTACTGGCAGACAGTGGGGCGCGTATAGGAGTGGATGGCGAAGGTGTGGGGCACCTTCACCTTGTGGATGAGGATCTTATCCAGGTGGACGGGACGTCCGGTGTAGAAGCGCCGTGCCTCGCTGGGGGTCcggggctgggggcaggggagccgagagagagagatagagagtcAGACATCTCTAAACGGGGGAGGAGTTACCCACAAAAGAGGTGTCTGGACTCATCATTAGCAAATCTGGACAGAAGACTTGACTCTATAGTACTCAATTCTCAGTTTATTCTGGCCACAATGGCTGGTTTTGAAGTCATTAAGATGCTATCGAAGCCAGTCAGCATTCAATGCAGAAATGAGTCAGGATCACGGATCATTTCTTAATGCTTCAAACATCATGACTGCTTAAAATGAGCTTAAAGTGGACTCAATAAATTCATGTAAGCTTTCCAAAGGATTGTAGACAGTTGTTATTTCATTAGCCTGTCTTTCAAGCTAATACATAATGTTTTGTCATGGTTTGTCTGCAGTAATCACACAGCGTGTTCATTTGCTGAAACAAAGTGTGGCCACAAAACCGAGACTGCCCATCCCAAACCCCCTCTTTAGATGAAGGACTCTCTCTGTACCATCTGTGTGTGCGACCGCACTAGCCCGGCGGACTCGTCCTGGgtggtgctgatgctgctgaGGGACTCAGTGGTGGACAGGCGCTGCGATTGGCTGCTGGTCAGCGAGGTGGTGGAGAGACGGCGCTTGCGTGCACCGCTGCAGTTGTTGGGGATGCTGAAGGCACAGCGCTTGTGGTAGTTCAGCCcacagcctgcagggggagacaaagAGGCCATGGAAATTTGACACACACAAGGGACGGGTTGGCATACCTGGTCCTCAGGGACTCCAGGGTTATCCGGCAGTTTAGAATTCTGTCTGAATTCATCCGTTAATTACAGTCACAAACATATGGGCATATACATCACTTGAGAACAGCTGGATATATCATCACTCCATCCATTTCTCTTAGATGTTACAATTAAGTGAACACAAAATTGAAGTAATGAAGTGCAAATCTTTGCTCTCCTAAACAATGAcgatatttataatatttattataaatatatttataacaaTCATAATTAATTGAGTGTATAAAGCACCTTTTGACCTCTTTCAAGCACCTCAGATACCTctcagagaggggtgggggacCTCATCTCAACCACCCTCAGTCATGATTCAAAAGTTCCAAACGAACAAAACAGTCTTGATTGGTGGTACTTTATGTGCATGTTTAGTTCGTGACTAAAAAAAGGAAGTAGAGTAAATAAACTATTTTCGCACACGCTATTTTCGCTTGCAGGAGAAAAAATCATCATGCACccaaattaatattattaatatgagTATCACTGGTATCGGTATCAGTATGTTTAATTTCAATGTGTTCCTGTAATAATAGAAGAATCGGTCAGACCCACAAGCTGTTAACACGACTACTTTTTGTAGGGGCAGACAGGGCGGGAGGCGaatacagagggacagacagacggacagacagacggacgtTCCTCACCGTCACACTTGAGGCCCTGCCTCACCAGGCCGAACAGCATCTCCCCGCAGTGGTCACAGAAGGCAGGGGCGCGGTACGAGTGGACGTTCAGGGCGTGGGGCCGTATCTGGAAATCCTCGAAGGTGGCGGCCGCTGTTAGTGACGTGGACAAAGAAATGGGAATCAGTCAGTCATTGATCATTCGAGCGCTGTCAGTCGAGCCCACATGGGCAGGCAGAAGAGAGCAAGcacacaaaaggagaaaaataggCTCAATACAGCAAGTCAATTCACTCATTGATCTGCAAACTAATGACTCGAACCACTCATTCAATTCACGGGTAATTGTGGTGATTCTCATTCTTCatcaaaataacatttgtttttgcagatttaaatgaagaaagaagCATTGATGGGAATTAGATGGGAAAAAGATTGTTGTAAGATTAGGGTTGAAGTTTTCTGAAAGTCTCTCCGtccttctctcgctctccttcctctcctctgcctctagCTCCCTCTTTCAGCATTCTCTTTCTattcctcttttccctctctgacaGCGCACTCAAAAACCTACTGTACTCTCTCCACAATGCAAGCCACCTGGCTGATTTGCATATGCAAATGAGGTTCCTCCCCATCATGCTCCAGCACTTTGATTGAGGAAGCTCGCTCTTTCTCTcggtctctctgtctgtgggcTTGTGattttgtctttcagtttgtttattcGTCTCTCTGTCACTTGGTTTGTCTGTGTATCATTTTGCCTGTctgcctttccctttctctcttcctttcacacgcacattaacacacagacccacagatTGATAGGTGTCAAGCAGGTGTGACCAGGTCTGTGGAGAAGAAGTACTAAAGAAACGTACATGCACAGGCACATCCATTACAGTCTGCAGTGCATTTCCTGTTCCTCTTGCCCCCATTGATGTCACCCAGTCAAACATGTTCTGTGTTTGATGTCAGCCAAAAGGTGATGCAAGGTGCAAACTGGTGTGGCATGCCCTCGGcaaattgtttttgaaagtaCTGTGCATTGTTGGTCTGGCATAACacaaagaacacaaagaaaCTTCCCAGTGTTCTTTGGCCTACGACACCCACCGACCACCTAATCTGCCCATGGAGCCCCTccaagactgagagagaggaagagagaggaagaagagggagacaACAACCTGCAGACCCTTagttgaggaggaggaggaggaggaggagaaggaagaaggCGGACGCGCACCTGACAGGACCACCTCGATGAGGTCACCCTCCTGGATGTCTGAGGTGCCCTTCACCAGCTGCAGGATGTTGTTGGTGGTTGTGTCATGTTTAAACAGCAGGATCTTGTCATAAATCCCGTAGAAACCACACTCTGGGAACTGCAATACAGagacaagagagaaagaggttaGAGAGTGTCACAGCCTTGGCATCAAAGTCTTCTCTttctgagagcagtgctgtatgGCAGCGGCAAAGCTGTCATGTCACCACAACATCACTGAACGTTAGCCATTGCTGGATATTAGGTGCACCAGTTTTTTGAAGGGGCAGCGGCTTTTCAACAACTTCATGGTAGGGTTGCTCTAAGCCACCCTGCCTCCCCTTCAGTTTACTTTTATTGTAGCTGTCCTTTgagtacagcagtgtggcacagcggtAGGGAGCAAACAAAGGTTTCTGCTTGGATTCCCTGgtgtgccactgctgctgtatccttgggcaaggcacttgaCCTGATTTGTCCCAGTAAATATAGCCCTATAAACGGATAAAGTAAAAACTGCTATCTAAGTCATTCTAGAGAAGTACTTCTgctaaacaaaattaaatcaattttttttgtcatttagcagacagtttGAATGAGTTTGTATAAGAGTGAATAGCAATTTGAGGACAGCTGACGGTTTTGAATAACCGTTTGTACGACTAGCAGGGAGCTGGCAGGCTGGAGGGCCTTGATCCTGTCCAGATGTACCCTCAGGGGAACCCGTGCATCCTTGCCACTTACTCAAGCGTCTTGCTTGAGCAGCAAGGGGGGTTTCTGTTCTGGCcctcccagcagctgcagggcgAGGGGTGTAGGTGGcagcgtgggggtgggggaggacaGGGTTAGGAGGGGTATTAAACAGGCCAGGccaggagaagggggggaggcTTAAAGTCTTCTTTACAGAGAATAGCTGGTGTGTTCTCTGCCACCGCCCATACACAcagttaaaaacacattaaaagccCACTCTGGGTGAACTCAGCCTTACCAACACATGTGTCATTGAGCATGAAGGGGCAATGGGTGATCGTTATTCATTCAGACACCTCAGTAAACATGccagtaaatatataaaagaacCACATCAGGGAAAGTCTGATGTTCCTGTGTGGAAGCAGTCATCAGTCTGAACATTAAAGAGACACTGGCGATATTCAGTCAAGCTGCTGCGGCACTTTGCCATTAAGTTCAAGGAATGGAACTTAAGCAATAAGTACAGCTTTTCAGAAAGCAGAGTATTGCATTTTTGCCTATTCGTAGATAATCAGGACATTACCAGGAATTCAGAAGTCACAGATATAAATGCGAAAAGAACATGTAATTCCTCTTCAATTTCAAAAGGCAAAGTTAAGGGCACCCAAGGATAATACGACATCGTGGTTCAACTGAATGAGTGAAATTGTGTAGTAACAGGCCCATAAATTATGGCTGGCTGCATGGAGATGGCCCAGTGCCCATTAGAGCTAGGCAGGCCAGACATTCAGAGCAGAGCGCGGGGTATGGCACCGGGTAGCAGTGTAGTGTTACATACCGCACTCCGCTGTGAGAGAAACCTGACCCGTCTCCCCCCCCGGGGGTCAAAAACACTGCGCCTTTATGATAACGTCAGTCAAAAGCAGACGCAGCAGTGCCCTGTCGTCTCAGTCTCCGTGCATCCTGAATACTTTATACCCTTCTATTCAGCGGCTGCCGCTCCCTACAATAAGCTGGGCGGAGCCAGGGACGGACGGCATTGACATGTTATTGCTAGCGACAAAGGTTTTTCCGCTTGTCTGTGACACAGATCTGCACGGCCCTccgggccagcagggggagccaaTTTTCATTCCGGCTCAGGTCCCAATTACCTCGACTGAGGTCACTGGTTTGGTGAAATCAGAGCTGGTATGCATTGTCTCAGGTCGGAAATTGATCAATATGCTCCTAGACAATTGCACAAGCACCTGAATAGCCACCGTTCAGACATGGTCGGAAGACAACTGCACCAGATCTTAACAGTGCACACACATCAGTAAGGGCTGCTAATTGACATTTCAAGGTTTTTTAAAGGACTATTCTTGTCTCTGTAGCCATGGTGACTGTAAGGGCTAAGGTATGACTGCAGTAAGCACACAGGTTGCACGTGGTAACCCGTTAAAAGGAAGAGGAATCTGCAAACTGCTCCAGTTCTGTGCTATGGTACTGTGGTGGGCGCCGGACTGCTCAGACAGCCAGGTGGACAGACAAATGGAGAGATGTCCCTCTCCCTACCCATGCAAACAGCTTAGTTTCTTTCCACAAGGTCCCGCCCCCTCTGCAATCCAGCTTCCCCTCCTCTGATGGCCTCACAGCCAGGAAAAGATATCTGGCCTGCCCCCCTATCCCACACTCCAGGCCTCAAAGCCCCGATGTAGGGAGAcgagaaacaaagaaacacagagctgaagGCCATGGGCCAGGATGGGACCCTGCCAAAcaacacacaccccacaccctgcgccgctgctgctgctactgttcAACGCATGCCTCTTATGTTCAACACTGATGCTACTGCCCAGAGTGGATCTACCCTACATCCCTTACCCAAAACCATGCAGTCTGTTATTTTCTGGCTCAGTATTGGATCTACCCTACATCCCTTACCCAAAACCATGCAGTCTGTTATTTTCTGGCTCAGTATTGGATCTACCCTACATCCCTTATCCAAAACCATGCAGTCCATTATTCTCTGGCTCAGTACTGCCCAGCCGGCATTCCCCCCTTACCAAACACATTCCATCCTATTCTATGACCGAACACAGCCCAGCCTGCACTCTCCCCTCGCCCAGCACAGCCACCCCTTTTTCTCCATGGCGAACCTCTTTCAACAGAGCAAGTCGCTGTACACATGACACCAAACCAGCCACCACACCTGTCCTTACTACACTGGAGCGCATGCTGCTGCAGGCCCTCCACTCCCTGTAAGCTGGAGGTGGTAAAATGACTGGGAGTGGGCGGGCAGGAAAGGGCGTTATCACCTCTATGTGTCCCTCCAAGTTTAAGGAGACCGGTTTTAAGAACCTGCACACCTCAGGCAAATCAGCTCAGCGCCCGCGCTGTCACGGCACGATACGATCACCGCTGTTTGCCTGGCGCTCCAGGAAATCTACCCTGCTGCAAATCAGAGCTTTCACTTTGCTCTCCAGCTGTCACGCTAGTCAGCTTCCCAGCTGCACTCAGTATGGGGAATATGCCAAAGCTTAAAGCCATGTAGGACATcagcatattttaatatgaaataagtTAGGCCTAAATCTACAAATCCCCATCACAGCATAGTTTGAGTTGTACAATGTTAAAAACTCCTCTGATCATGAACAGGTCAATAAGGGCTCTATCTGTCTGTTCATATATctttacatatgtatgtgtgcgtgtatgtgtgtgtgtgtgtctatctgtcaTCTGTGTACCATTAGTGCCTGTGCATGTATCTGATTGCCTGTCTGGCAATCTGTACCAATGCATCCAtctacctctctgtctgtctgtaagtcCATCAGtactattattaaaaaaaacaggagcaggcagatCAGTAAATTGTCATTGACAGGCGCTGGCCGAGCGCGTGGCGTCTCCAAGGCTGCTCCAGGGTTGCCAGGTATTGAGTTTCCCACCTGCTCTTCCAGCCTTTGGGTCTCCATATGAATCCTATGAATTATGAAGAGGCCTCCTTCACAGCCTCCGCGTATCCTGAATGAGTCACCGCTGCGTCAGTCTCGTCGAGCATGCGCGGGCCGTAAACACCCTCGGTAATTCGGCACAGCTGCCGCGGAGAGAACACCCAACCCAACAGGCCAGGATTTCCCATGATTCATCTGGACCGGGAACCGCGCCACACAGATGCACCACAGGCCCTCGAAATGCCCGTCCCAACACGGGG
This genomic interval carries:
- the prkd2 gene encoding serine/threonine-protein kinase D2 isoform X2 yields the protein METQRLEEQFPECGFYGIYDKILLFKHDTTTNNILQLVKGTSDIQEGDLIEVVLSAAATFEDFQIRPHALNVHSYRAPAFCDHCGEMLFGLVRQGLKCDGCGLNYHKRCAFSIPNNCSGARKRRLSTTSLTSSQSQRLSTTESLSSISTTQDESAGLVRSHTQMPRTPSEARRFYTGRPVHLDKILIHKVKVPHTFAIHSYTRPTVCQYCKRLLRGLFRQGLQCKDCKFNCHKRCAYKVPNDCLGETIEDIMSPSVDQEVPMDYSSEFGDSDKSSLMDDSDDTDACSIPGSFSPNTFPDSSQDGTSGDQSSMGYIPLMRVVQSVRQTTRRSSTAIKEGWMVHYSNKDTLRKRHYWRLDCKCIILFQNDTTNKYYKEIPLSEILEVRPAEDFTLVQPGASPHCFEIVTGTMRYFVGEDHQPCPTPDPAPLPSSSTSPDLLASSTPSSIAPNSGVGREVAKAWESAIRQALMPVIFQDAPTTEGHTPHRQASVSISVSNSQIQENVDIGMVYQIFADEVLGSGQFGVVYGGKHRKTGRDVAVKVIDKLRFPTKQESQLRNEVAILQSLRHLGIVNLECMFETPEKVFVVMEKLHGDMLEMILSSEKGRLPERLTKFLITQILAALRHLHFKNIVHCDLKPENVLLASADPFPQVKLCDFGFARIIGEKSFRRSVVGTPAYLAPEVLRNQGYNRSLDMWSVGVIMYVSLSGTFPFNEDEDINDQIQNAAFMYPPNPWKHISPDAIDLINNLLQVKMRKRFSVDKSLSHTYLQDYQTWLDLRELETKLCERYITHESDDNRWQQFAQEHSLPYPAHLVPPPAASDDEDAYDDSDMQGLTERVSIL
- the prkd2 gene encoding serine/threonine-protein kinase D2 isoform X1, which gives rise to MANASPCLPTGHAQVFFPQGGRSPPGSVIMQQGTPLSAAAAAHPPGFHSMDHGTAPGPGGAAMSPVPPTPAGVSFIIQIGLTRESVLLPHTADLAYVKQIACSIVDQKFPECGFYGIYDKILLFKHDTTTNNILQLVKGTSDIQEGDLIEVVLSAAATFEDFQIRPHALNVHSYRAPAFCDHCGEMLFGLVRQGLKCDGCGLNYHKRCAFSIPNNCSGARKRRLSTTSLTSSQSQRLSTTESLSSISTTQDESAGLVRSHTQMPRTPSEARRFYTGRPVHLDKILIHKVKVPHTFAIHSYTRPTVCQYCKRLLRGLFRQGLQCKDCKFNCHKRCAYKVPNDCLGETIEDIMSPSVDQEVPMDYSSEFGDSDKSSLMDDSDDTDACSIPGSFSPNTFPDSSQDGTSGDQSSMGYIPLMRVVQSVRQTTRRSSTAIKEGWMVHYSNKDTLRKRHYWRLDCKCIILFQNDTTNKYYKEIPLSEILEVRPAEDFTLVQPGASPHCFEIVTGTMRYFVGEDHQPCPTPDPAPLPSSSTSPDLLASSTPSSIAPNSGVGREVAKAWESAIRQALMPVIFQDAPTTEGHTPHRQASVSISVSNSQIQENVDIGMVYQIFADEVLGSGQFGVVYGGKHRKTGRDVAVKVIDKLRFPTKQESQLRNEVAILQSLRHLGIVNLECMFETPEKVFVVMEKLHGDMLEMILSSEKGRLPERLTKFLITQILAALRHLHFKNIVHCDLKPENVLLASADPFPQVKLCDFGFARIIGEKSFRRSVVGTPAYLAPEVLRNQGYNRSLDMWSVGVIMYVSLSGTFPFNEDEDINDQIQNAAFMYPPNPWKHISPDAIDLINNLLQVKMRKRFSVDKSLSHTYLQDYQTWLDLRELETKLCERYITHESDDNRWQQFAQEHSLPYPAHLVPPPAASDDEDAYDDSDMQGLTERVSIL